One genomic window of Microbacterium sp. BH-3-3-3 includes the following:
- a CDS encoding HhH-GPD-type base excision DNA repair protein, whose protein sequence is MSLRITDDPAADELLSSNPLALLIGMLLDQQVAMETAFAGPLKIQERVGSMDAATLAHEEPDDFAATFSQSPAVHRYPGSMAGRVQALCAALEEDWGGDAENLWTRDDPDGATVLKRLKALPGFGEQKAKIFLALLGKQCGFDGAGWREASAPYGEDGSFRSVADITSPESLTRVREHKRAAKAAAKEAKA, encoded by the coding sequence ATGAGTCTGCGCATCACCGACGACCCGGCCGCCGACGAGCTGCTGTCGAGCAACCCGCTCGCGCTGCTGATCGGCATGCTCCTCGACCAGCAGGTCGCGATGGAGACGGCGTTCGCCGGTCCGTTGAAGATCCAGGAACGCGTCGGATCGATGGATGCCGCGACCCTCGCCCACGAAGAGCCCGACGACTTCGCGGCCACCTTCTCGCAGTCGCCCGCCGTGCACCGCTATCCGGGCTCGATGGCGGGGCGCGTGCAAGCGCTGTGCGCGGCCCTCGAGGAGGACTGGGGCGGCGACGCCGAGAACCTCTGGACACGCGACGACCCCGACGGCGCCACGGTGCTGAAGCGCCTGAAGGCGCTTCCCGGCTTCGGCGAGCAGAAGGCGAAGATCTTCCTCGCCTTGCTCGGCAAGCAGTGCGGCTTCGACGGGGCCGGGTGGCGTGAGGCCTCAGCGCCCTACGGGGAAGACGGATCGTTCCGCTCGGTCGCCGACATCACGAGCCCGGAATCGCTCACCCGGGTGCGCGAGCACAAGCGCGCGGCGAAAGCCGCAGCCAAGGAAGCGAAAGCCTGA
- a CDS encoding glutamyl-tRNA reductase, with product MLLCVSASHKTASFELLERLSVPATPVAPLIAEHDECVQGAVVVATCNRFEAYVDMDEPVTAGVALGIEATLAAIETATGVPVSELEGSYTVLGGSDVAEHLFSVASGLESVVVGEGEIAGQVRRALTESRALGTTSAELERLFQRASEAQRGVKNSTAIGRAGRSLVRLGLELADSRIADWSTQRVLLVGTGAYAAATVAALRDQGAADISVHSPSGRATKFATKHGLRAVSAETFPMAVAHADLVITCTTSEHHVVSAATFAAGRTRAEAAVEATAGGCPVDHTARRLVIDLGLPRNVDPDVATVPGVDLLDLETIRLHAPLEELQATDAARDLVRDAARRFVSVGERKNITPAVVALRAHVFGVLDAEVARVRARGDEGGQTEQALRHLVGVLLHTPTTRAHQLAETGRADEYVDALSALFGIEVTEPLVERGTAHPDGIADAG from the coding sequence CGCCTCTGATCGCCGAGCACGACGAGTGCGTTCAGGGCGCCGTCGTGGTGGCGACCTGCAACCGCTTCGAGGCGTACGTCGACATGGACGAGCCCGTCACCGCGGGCGTCGCCCTCGGCATCGAGGCCACCCTCGCCGCCATCGAGACCGCCACCGGCGTTCCGGTCAGCGAACTCGAGGGCTCGTACACCGTGCTGGGCGGAAGCGACGTGGCCGAGCACCTGTTCTCGGTGGCATCCGGTCTCGAATCCGTCGTCGTCGGCGAGGGCGAGATCGCCGGTCAGGTGCGCCGCGCGCTCACCGAGTCCCGCGCCCTCGGCACCACCTCCGCCGAACTCGAGCGTCTGTTCCAGCGGGCCTCCGAAGCGCAGCGCGGCGTGAAGAACTCCACCGCCATCGGCCGCGCCGGCCGCTCGCTCGTGCGCCTGGGCCTCGAGCTCGCCGACAGCCGCATCGCCGACTGGTCGACGCAGCGAGTGCTGCTCGTCGGGACCGGCGCGTACGCCGCGGCCACGGTCGCCGCCCTCCGCGATCAGGGCGCCGCCGACATCTCGGTGCACTCCCCCTCGGGTCGGGCGACCAAGTTCGCGACGAAGCACGGCCTGCGCGCCGTCTCGGCCGAGACGTTCCCGATGGCGGTCGCCCACGCCGACCTCGTCATCACCTGCACCACCAGCGAGCACCACGTCGTCAGCGCCGCGACCTTCGCCGCGGGCCGCACCCGCGCCGAAGCCGCCGTCGAGGCGACCGCCGGCGGATGCCCCGTCGACCACACCGCGCGGCGCCTGGTGATCGACCTGGGCCTGCCCCGCAACGTCGACCCCGACGTCGCCACCGTGCCGGGCGTCGACCTGCTCGACCTCGAGACCATCCGCCTGCACGCCCCGCTCGAAGAACTGCAGGCCACCGACGCCGCGCGCGACCTCGTGCGCGACGCCGCCCGCCGCTTCGTCTCGGTCGGCGAGCGCAAGAACATCACCCCCGCCGTCGTCGCCCTGCGCGCCCACGTGTTCGGCGTGCTCGACGCCGAGGTGGCACGCGTCCGCGCCCGCGGCGACGAGGGCGGACAGACCGAGCAGGCGCTCCGCCACCTCGTCGGCGTGCTGCTGCACACCCCCACGACCCGCGCGCACCAGCTGGCCGAGACCGGCCGGGCCGACGAGTACGTCGACGCCCTGTCGGCGCTGTTCGGCATCGAGGTCACCGAGCCCCTCGTCGAGCGCGGCACCGCCCACCCCGACGGCATCGCCGACGCGGGCTGA